Genomic segment of Desulfolucanica intricata:
GTATTCACTGCGAGGTAATACTGAAGAGGTTGCTGCTGAACTCGGTCGAGAATTACAGACACGTCTTTCACTGGCAGGGGTCGAAGTAGCTGAGGCACGATTGACTCACCTGGCTTATGCAACTGAAATTGCAAGTGCAATGCTTCAGCGACAGCAGGCTGCAGCTATCGTTGCCGCCCGGCAAAAAATTGTGGAAGGTGCGGTCGGTATGGCTCAAATGGCTATTGAAATGTTACTAAGGGAAGGTATTGTAGAACTGGATGAAGAACGTAAAGTTAATATGATTAACAACCTGATGGTTGCGATTGTCTCAGACAAAGGTGCCCAACCAGTAATCAATACAGGAAGTCTTTACTAATTAAGTTTATGTCCCGTAGAAAAAATTTCCCTCTCAGGATAGATCCTAAACTTTACGAAATTTTGGAGCGTTGGGCAGCTGATGAATTGCGTAGTGTAAACTCACACATTGAATATTTGCTGCGGGAAGCGGCTCGGCGTGCCGGGCGTTTACCTAATGGCAGAACGAAGCATCTTCCGGAAAAGGACCCTAAAAAATTATAGCTAATGTAGGCTGAGCAGTTTAAACCCCGGGGATTTAACCCGGGGTTAATTTTACACTCTCTTTATCATATTAAGCTCATATTTTTCAAGCAATAATAAATAATAGATTAAACAGCCGTTTACAGGTGATCTTTTGGTATCCTACGCCTTTCTTTAATCATATGTTCTATAGCGTCTGACGGGTGTACAAAAATCATTCGGGGTCCCGCATAACGCATTACTTTTTTTACTTTTTCCCGCATAGCAGGCTTATAACAGTGAATCGGGCATTTCCCGCAGGTAGTTTTTTCACTGCCAAATTTACATCTATCCAATTGCTTGTGTGCATACTCCAGCAAGTCCTGACATTCATGGCACAGGACTTGTTTTGAATTGTGCTTCCCCCTACAGTAGAGGATTATCATTTTTCTGATTGTATCCTTCTCCCGCTCAATGGGGCTTTTCTTTAACATCAAAGCATACTCCCTTCCCATCTAAGCAGTCGTTCTTTTATAGTGCGGTCTTCCTCCAACCCTTCCGGGTGCCGCTTTTATCGGATCACCCGGTGACAGGGCACTACCGGGAGGTGCCCGTTCGAAGACGGAACACCCTATTACTCAGTTGATTTAATAAAAATATATAAACCGCAAATGATTGCTAACCCACCAACTAACTGCAAAATACTGGGGACCTGCTGAAAAATGAAATATGCTAATACAGTAGCTCCAACGGATTCACCCAGAATACTGACCGAAACTACCGCTGCCTTAACATATTTTAAAGCCCAGTTAAATACAGTATGCCCGAAAATCGTGGGCACTACGGCCAATGCCAGAAACCAAATCCAGGTCATTGCCGGGAAAGAGGTTAGTGAGGCATGGGAAAACAAACTAAACAGCAGTAAAACTACCGCGGCTGCCCCGTAAACTAAAAAGACATATGGAAAAAGAGAAAGGCGCCGGCGCAAGCTGCGGCCGATTAAAACATAACCGGCCACAAAAAATGCCCCGGAAAAAGCCAGGAAATCTCCCCACAGGGCGCTGCCGCCAATTCTAAAATCGTTAACGCCTATAATGATACTCCCGAGTAAAGCCATGGCTGCCCCGGCCATACCCCGGCTGCTAATCCTTTCTTTAAAAAAAATATATCCTCCACTAATAACAAACAGTGGCTGCATTGTAACCAGTACTGTAGAACTGGCAATAGAAGTATAATTTAAAGAATTGATCCAGACAGCAAAATGCAAGGCTAAAAATAAACCGGCTGTACCGGCTATCAGTACATCCCGCCTGCTTAAGGAAAATAACTCCCGACGTGAGGTAGTCAAAGTTACAGGAGTAAGTATAAGCACGGTAAAACCCAGGCGGTAAAAAGCAATCACTGTTGGCGGGGCTTGGGCTAATTTAGTAAAAATGGATGAAAAAGCGGCAGCTGCTACTCCCAGAACCACCGCTAAATAAGGATTAATAACAGGTAGATCACCGGGCCAACAGTTTGGACCGGTATTTTGTACGGGCTTAGTCATACTGGTTATCCTTTCACATTAAATAAGTCTGTTGACAAATACCGTTCACCTGAATCAGGAAGAAGCACCACAATCATTTTACCCCGGTGTTCCGGTTTTCTGGCCGTTTCTAAAGCAGCAAAAGCAGCTGCCCCGGAAGAAATACCCACCAGTAAACCAATTTTTTCGGCTAAAGTACGAGCCATCCCATAGGCCTGATCGTCAGTGACTGTAAATATTTCATCTACTAACTCCCGCTTTAAAACTTTGGGCACAAAACCGGCGCCGATACCCTGGATTTTGTGCGGGCCGGGCGCCCCACCGGAAAGTACCGGTGAGCCGGCCGGTTCAACGGCAATAACTTTCACTTCCGGTTTATATTTTTTTAAGGTTTCAGCCACCCCGGTAATAGTCCCACCGGTGCCCACTCCTGCTACAAAAATATCAACTTGCCCTTCAGTTTGCTCCCAAATTTCCTCCCCGGTAGTCAAGCGGTGGATTTTCGAATTAGCGGGATTATTAAACTGCATCGGGATAAAAGAATTAGGTATTTCAGCTGCCAATTCTTGTGCTTTTTGAATGGCACCCGGCATCCCATCGGT
This window contains:
- a CDS encoding DMT family transporter; this translates as MTKPVQNTGPNCWPGDLPVINPYLAVVLGVAAAAFSSIFTKLAQAPPTVIAFYRLGFTVLILTPVTLTTSRRELFSLSRRDVLIAGTAGLFLALHFAVWINSLNYTSIASSTVLVTMQPLFVISGGYIFFKERISSRGMAGAAMALLGSIIIGVNDFRIGGSALWGDFLAFSGAFFVAGYVLIGRSLRRRLSLFPYVFLVYGAAAVVLLLFSLFSHASLTSFPAMTWIWFLALAVVPTIFGHTVFNWALKYVKAAVVSVSILGESVGATVLAYFIFQQVPSILQLVGGLAIICGLYIFIKSTE
- a CDS encoding nitrous oxide-stimulated promoter family protein — encoded protein: MLKKSPIEREKDTIRKMIILYCRGKHNSKQVLCHECQDLLEYAHKQLDRCKFGSEKTTCGKCPIHCYKPAMREKVKKVMRYAGPRMIFVHPSDAIEHMIKERRRIPKDHL
- the cysK gene encoding cysteine synthase A, giving the protein MKIVKNLTDLIGQTPMLALDRLDKDLPAKLAAKLESFNPGGSVKDRTGFSMINDAEERGLINKATVIIEPTSGNTGIALALVCAARGYRLILTMPETMSAERRSLLKAYGAELVLTPGTDGMPGAIQKAQELAAEIPNSFIPMQFNNPANSKIHRLTTGEEIWEQTEGQVDIFVAGVGTGGTITGVAETLKKYKPEVKVIAVEPAGSPVLSGGAPGPHKIQGIGAGFVPKVLKRELVDEIFTVTDDQAYGMARTLAEKIGLLVGISSGAAAFAALETARKPEHRGKMIVVLLPDSGERYLSTDLFNVKG